DNA sequence from the Pseudomonas fluorescens Q2-87 genome:
CCAGACGACACCCGCCACAACACCCGCCGCCGCCGGACTGGCCAGGCCGATGAAGTAGCGCTTGTCAGCCTTGCCTACTTGCGTGTTGAAACGCGCCAGGCGCAACGCAGCACCCGCCACATAAATGAAGGCAACCATCCAGCCGACCTTGCCCATGTCTCCCAGTGCCCAGCCGAACGCCAGCAAGGCAGGGGCCACACCGAAGGCGACCATGTCGGACAGCGAATCATATTCAGCGCCGAACGCACTTTGGGTATTGGTCATGCGGGCCACACGCCCGTCCAGACCGTCGAGCACCATGGCGACAAAGATCGCAATGGCAGCGAAGGCAAAATAGCGACTCGCCCCCGCGCTATCACCGGCGCTCAACGCGGCCTGGGCACTCATGGAGTTGATGATGGAATAGAAACCGGCGAACAGGTTCGCGGTGGTGAACAGGTTCGGCAGCAGATAGATGCCACGATGCCGGACCTTACGGCCTTCAGCGTCATGGCCTTCTTCGACGTGTTCATCGATGGGCAGCAGGCTTTCGGCGTCAGGAGCCTGGTTTGGCTCGTCGGGACGTTCGCTCATGGACAGTACCTTGCAACGGTGTGAAAAAATTCGACAGGTGTCTGGGACGACGGTTCGGCCGCAAACGATGCAGCTTTATACCAGAAGCCATCGCCCAAACGAAAAAACGCGGCCAGGGCCGCGTTTTTCGATCAAGCTCGCGACTTAGTTCTTGGCTTTGTCGACGATCTTGTTGGCACCGATCCACGGCATCATCGAGCGCAGTTGCTCGCCGATGATTTCGATACCGTGAGCGGCGTTGTTGCGACGCTTGGCGGTCATCGAAGGATAGCCGGTAGCACCTTCGCTGATGAACATCTTGGCGTATTCACCGTCCTGAATACGTTTCAGGGCGTTGCGCATGGCCTGGCGGGACTCGGCGTTGATGACTTCCGGGCCGGTCACGTACTCGCCGTATTCGGCGTTGTTGGAGATCGAGTAGTTCATGTTGGCGATACCGCCTTCGTACATGAGGTCAACGATCAGCTTCAGTTCGTGCAGGCATTCGAAGTAAGCCATTTCTGGCGCGTAGCCGGCTTCAACCAGGGTTTCGAAACCGGCTTTCACCAGCTCGACGGTACCGCCGCACAGAACGGCTTGCTCGCCGAACAGGTCGGTTTCGGTCTCGTCCTTGAAGGTGGTTTCGATGATGCCGGTACGACCGCCGCCAACACCAGCAGCGTAGGACAGGGCAACGTTCTTGGCATTGCCGGACGCATCCTGGTAGATCGCGATCAGGTCAGGGATACCGCCGCCTTTCACGAACTCGGAACGCACGGTGTGGCCCGGGGCTTTCGGCGCGATCATGATCACGTCGAGGTCGGCACGCGGTACAACCTGGTTGTAGTGAATCGCGAAGCCGTGGGAGAAGGCCAGGGTGGCGCCTTTCTTGATGTTCGGCTCGATTTCGTTCTTGTACAGCGCAGACTGGAACTCGTCCGGGGTCAGGATCATGACCAGGTCGGCTGCGGCAACAGCGGAAGCCACGTCGGTAACTTTCAGGCCGTGGGCCTCGGCCTTGGCA
Encoded proteins:
- the pssA gene encoding CDP-diacylglycerol--serine O-phosphatidyltransferase yields the protein MSERPDEPNQAPDAESLLPIDEHVEEGHDAEGRKVRHRGIYLLPNLFTTANLFAGFYSIINSMSAQAALSAGDSAGASRYFAFAAIAIFVAMVLDGLDGRVARMTNTQSAFGAEYDSLSDMVAFGVAPALLAFGWALGDMGKVGWMVAFIYVAGAALRLARFNTQVGKADKRYFIGLASPAAAGVVAGVVWAFSDYGIQGSKMSFLVALLVAAAGMLMVSNIKYNSFKELDLKGRVPFVAILAVVLVFAVVFSDPPRILLLVFLAYAASGPVQYLLRLRRH
- the ilvC gene encoding ketol-acid reductoisomerase, with protein sequence MKVFYDKDCDLSIIQGKKVAIIGYGSQGHAQACNLKDSGVDVTVGLRKGSATVAKAEAHGLKVTDVASAVAAADLVMILTPDEFQSALYKNEIEPNIKKGATLAFSHGFAIHYNQVVPRADLDVIMIAPKAPGHTVRSEFVKGGGIPDLIAIYQDASGNAKNVALSYAAGVGGGRTGIIETTFKDETETDLFGEQAVLCGGTVELVKAGFETLVEAGYAPEMAYFECLHELKLIVDLMYEGGIANMNYSISNNAEYGEYVTGPEVINAESRQAMRNALKRIQDGEYAKMFISEGATGYPSMTAKRRNNAAHGIEIIGEQLRSMMPWIGANKIVDKAKN